From Clostridium cylindrosporum DSM 605:
CAAAGTATTCACAATCACCTTCAGCTTTATCAAATAGTGCTGGTATTTCTTCATTATCACAAGGAGCACAAAGTGGGTATCTACAAGGAGCACTAACTTCACAAGGTGGATCTTCACTTTCATCACAATCTCTTGGTGGAGTACAAATGACAAGCGGAGAGCAATCAGCTAAAAGATCAGCTCAAAACCTTGTTCAAAGCGGTAACGCTGGATTAAATAGTTCATATATGCAAGATACAATTAATTCTGGTAGACAAAGCGTAATGAATTCAGCTGGAGTAAATGCATCACTTACAAGTAGTGCAACAGGACTATCAAGTGGAGCATCTAGCTCATTAACAAGTGGTATATCAGGTTCATCAAGCTCACTATCAAGTTCAATACCAAGTGGAGTTCCAAGTTCTCCATATGCAGCACTAGCAAGCTTTAATTCACTTTCATCACAATCAGGTGGAAGTCAAGGTGCTTCATTCTCAAATGGTATAATTGATTCAGGAGCATATGGTAGTTCTCAAGGTTCATCACTATCAAGTGGAGGAGTAAATTCTTCACTAACAAGTAGCGCAGGACTATCAAGTGGATCAACTTCATCACTATCAAATGGCGGAGCTTACTCAGCATTAAATGCAGGAGCTCTAGGGGCACAATACGCAAATGGAGTCCTAGATTCAGGTATAACATCAAGTAGTGAAAGCAGAGAATCAATGTCAAATGGAATAATTGACTCAGCTGTTAATTCAGTTAGTGGGCAAGGTTCTTCATTATCAAGTGGAGGAGTAAGTTCTTCACTAACAAGTAGTGTACCAAGCTCTTCATTTTCAAGTGGAGTAAATGCATCACTTACAAGTAGTTTATCAAGCTCTCCATATTCAAATGGAGTAATTGACGCTGGTGTAACATCTGAAAGTGAAAAGGCGAGACTAGAAAGTAATGGGATAGTTGACTCAGGAGCTCTAGGTAACCAATCAAGCCCAAGTTCATTATCTTAATAAGTATACAGCATTCAAGTAATTTATTATTAGCATAGAGAGGTTGCCTCACTTAGAATTTCTAGGTGGGGCAACTTACTTATTTTAAATTAGTTGAAAAAGTTATTTTAAAATAAAGTGCCTATGATAATTTAACTTATCATAGGCACTTATCTATTGATTTTTTATCCACTGAGAGTAGGGTACTCTAAAGTTAGTATTAATGTTCTCTAGAGAGTACTTGTAGAAGCTAGTTAGGAATTTTTCCTTATTAGGATTATCTAGTAGTGATATTCCACCTATTTTATATTGATAATCTAGTATTTCTTTAAGTGGTAAGTTATTTTTGTTTTTCATCATTTGGTACATAGACATAAATAATGTTGTTCTATATTCACCATTATCACAATGGAAGTGAAGGTGGGTATTTGGTACTTGGTATTTTACAAAGGATACAAACTGATCGATTGTTTTAATGCTCGGAATATTTTCATTGCTAGATGCAAATCTTACATATATAAGATTGTTATTTCTAACTACTGTTGATTCAGATAAAACTGACTCAATAAATACACTAGATGAATAACCTGCATTTCTTGAATGTAATGTTAGTTTATCTCCCTTTGGAATCGAAGCTAGTCTTAGTGTTTCATTAGCTAGTATTTTACTAGTGCTAAGGTCTTTAGTTAAATCCTTATTAGGTTCATAGAAGCTAACAGGAGAATTATTTATGAATCCATGTAGTTCATCTCTTAAATCAACTATAAATATTTGAGAGTTTTTTATATTAGCTTTCATATTTTTAATTTGATTAGGATTAATTTGAGAACTTCCAGAAATCTTTAATGAATTTATAATTCTATATTTATAAGGTAATTCATTTTTAGATTCATTATCAAGAATTAGATTGTTTTCATATTTTTGATCATTGCTTGCATCTACTATATTTGGTAATGCTACAGTAGAGAAAATAGTCATAATAACCATTAAGGCTAGTATTTTAGTATATTTCTTAAATAAGTTCATAACATAATACTCCTTATATTATATATATAATAAAGTTAATTTATAAAGGTATATATCTATTAGTATTTTTCTAAGGTTAAGAACTTATTCATTTTATTTATAAAAGTTAATCCATCTTTCTCATTAAAGAATTAACTGGTATATATGTATTTTTTTACATTTTGCATTATATGAAGTTTGAAAATTCACCTAATGTTTTCAAACTATTAATATATAAAGAACGATTTTTTATATATTTACATAATATAAATGTATACCAGTTTTTGAGGAAGGGGTGATCCTATGGATATTGAACTTGGAACATTACACTGGATCTATTTAATTTTCATTTTACTGATTATTGTAGTTATGGTTATGAAACGTGATACAAGCTTGGTTTGTATAGTAGGTATATTTCTTCTTGGGCTATTTGCTACAGACTCCGTATATCAAGGGGTAATGGGCATTTTTAACAGCTTTATCTATGCAACCAAGGAACTTATGGGTGTTATTTTGATTATATCTGTAATAACGGCTATGAGTAAAATTTTACTAGAAACAGGAATTAATGAAGTTATGATAAGTCCCTTCACAAAGATGATTAAAACACCTTCACAGGCCTATTGGATTATAGGTATCTTGATGATGGTAATATCATGGTTTTTCTGGCCATCACCAGCTGTTGCACTTTTAGGAGTAGTTTTACTTCCTGTAGCAATCAATGTAAAGTTACCTGCAATAGGTGTAGCAGTTGCGATGAACCTTTTTGGTCATGGTATTGCACTATCTAGTGACTTTATAATCCAAGGTGCACCTAAGATAACAGCAGACGCTGCGAGTATACCTGTTAGTGATGTAGTGTCCGCTACAGTACCATTAATTATTGTAATGGGATTAGTAACCACTGTTTCAGCATTTTGGATGCTTAGAAGAGATATGAAAAAGGGAATCCTAACTGTAGATGACACTATACTAAAGGATTTAATTAAGGATGAAGATTCAAAGAAAAAAACATTATCACTTAAGACGAGAAAATGGCTAGCATTACTAATGCTAGTACTCTTCCTAGGAGATATTGCTATAATGTATTTTGCAAAGCTTCAAGGAGGAGATGCTACAGCCCTTATAGGAGGGACTGCAGTTTTTATGTTAGTTTTAATCTCTATAATTTCACAAAAAGACAAGGGAATGGAGAAAATAACAGATTGCTTAATAGAAGGATTACAATTTGCTTTTAAGATATTTGGTCCTATAATTCCAATAGCAGCATTTTTCTATCTTGGAGACTCAGCGATAACTACTATATTTGGTGAAGTTCTTCCGAAAGCCTCCCATGGTATAGTTAATGACTTAGGAGTTGCACTAGCTCATATTGTTCCACTTAGTAAACCAGCAGCAGCAGTAACACTTACTACTGTAGGTACTATAACAGGTTTAGATGGCTCTGGTTTCTCAGGAATTAACCTAGCAGGTTCTATAGCAAGTCTATTTGGATCAGCAATAAAATCTGGAGTTGCAACACTTACAGCTCTTGGTCAAATAGCTGGAATTTGGGTTGGCGGAGGAACAATAGTACCTTGGGCTGTTATTCCAGCAGCTGCTATATGTGGTGTTGACCCATTTGAACTCGCAAGGCGAAATTTTAAGCCTGTTATAATTGGGTTAGTTGTAACAACAATAGTAGCAATGTTTATTATGTAAATCTATTAAAAGGTAGTCTCTAGGGCTACCTTTACCTACAACTATTTAAAATAATAAATATATAATCTCTATATATGTGTTGATATATATAGAAAAAAGTGTTGAATAAATTACAAAATAACCCATGTATTATTTGAAATATTACTATATGGTTTGTTATATTAAGAATATAGAAATATAAGGGAGGAAGCTTTAGATGAAAACAATAGATTGCAGAGGACTTGAATGTCCAAAACCTGTTATAAATACAAAAAAGACTTTAGATCAAGAAAAGGGTCAAGTAATTGAGGTATTAGTTGATAATGAAGTTGCTAGGGAAAATGTATCAAAATTTCTTTCAGGTCAAGGTGTAGGATTTACTGTGAATGAGAAGGATGGATATTTTTCTATAGTAACTGAGGTAGTAAGCGAAGGTTTAAGTAATAAGGTTGAGGAAAAAATAGTAGATGATAAATCTCTAGTTAATATAGGTAGTGATGTTATTCTTTTCTCAAGTGATAAATTAGGAAAAGGCGACGACAAGCTTGGAGAAGCTCTTATGAAAAGCTTTATGTTTGCTCTATCTGAAAGTAAACTTCCATCAGCTATGTTATTTGTAAACGGTGGAGTTAAGCTTACAACAGAGGGTTCAGATGTAATAGACACTATAAAGGAACTAGAGTCTAAGGGAGTTGAAGTGCTTTCCTGTGGAACATGTCTAGATTTCTATGAACTTAAGGATAAGCTTCTTGTTGGAGGAATCACTAATATGTATACGATTATTGAACACCTTCAAAAATCAGGAAAGGTTATTAGTTTATAAGTTATGGATAAATACATAGTTATTACCTTTGAAAGCGTAAACTTTGCTATGCAAACTGAATCAGTTCTTAAGGGTAAAGAATTAGCTCATCAGATAATACCAACTCCAAGGGAGATAACACTTAGTTGTGGCCTTTCCGTTAAAACTGCATATGAAAACATAGATATAATTAAGGAACTTATAGAGGACAAATCTATAAGAACTAAAAAGATGTATGTTTTTGAAGGACTTGGAAGTAATAAAACATTTAAAGAGATGTAAACAGCCTGGACCTATATAATCCTGACAATTTAGGATTATATAGGTCTTTTTTATACACTTTTTTTAATGTTATAATAATAGAAAGCATAATAAGACAATTTACTTAAGGAGGTTAATATATGGACATAAAACTAATGATGAATAAGATCCTCCTGGAAAACGAAAAAATAATACAAGTTCTATGGGATATTGTCATGATAATAATAATATTTATTTTGGCAAAGATTATAACTAGTATTATTAAAAAGTTAATAGGTAACATTTTTAAACACCAGGAGAAAATAGGAATACAGTTAAGTGAGCAAAAAAGAAAAACCCTAGCAGAGCTTTTAAAAAATGTAACAATGTATGTTGTTTACTTTATAGCGATTATTTCAGCGCTTCAAACCCTTGGTATAAAAATGCAAACAATTTTAGCTGTAGCAGGGGCAGCCAGTGTGGCTATAGGTCTTGGGGCACAAAGTCTTATAAAGGACGTAATATCAGGGTTCTTTATACTGTTTGAGGATCAGTTCGCTGTTGGAGATTATGTTACAATAGGCCTTATGTCAGGAGTAGTTGAGGTTGTAGGTCTTAGAATAACTAAGATTAGGGACTTTTCAGGAGATTTACATATAATTCCGAATGGTAGCATACTAACTGTTACTAACAAGTCTAGAGGAGATATGAGAGCCCTAGTAGATATTCAGGTTTCTAATACTGAGGATTTAGATAATATATTAGCTGTTATGAATAGGGTAGCTGAGGAAATTAAGAAGGACTGTGAATACATTACAGATGGACCTACTGTAATTGGAGTTGTTAACATAACGGAAACATTTGTAACCTTAAGAATAGTTGCAAAGACTATTCCTATGAAACAATGGAATGCAGAGGTAGAGATTAGACATAGAGTTAAGGTGGAATTTGATAAAGAGGGTATTAAGGCACCTTATCAAAAAATGGTTTTTGTTGATAGAAAGGAGTCATAGAAGTTGGTAAAGGAATTTAATCTACATGATATTGTAGAAACTAAAAAAGGTCATCCATGTGGAAGTAAGACATGGGAAGTAATAAGGCTTGGAGCTGACATTAAGATAAAGTGCACAGGTTGTGAACGAATAGTAATGCTGCCTAGAGCTAAGTTTGAAAAGTCAGTTAAGAAAGTAGTTAAGTCAGCAGAGACTGGAGAATAATTCTATTGCCATAAAATGTTTTTTGTGATATTATGTTCTTTGTTGTATCCCTGCTCGAATTATCGAGCCGATAGTCCAAGGGGAGGAGGTGTAAGAGAATGAATAAGTACGAACTAATACTAGTAGTAGCACCTAACCTTACAGAAGAAGAGGTTAAGGCTACATTTGAAAAAGCTAAAGGCGTTATCGAAGGTAACGGCGGAGTAGTTGACAACGTTGACGATTGGGGTAAGAGAAGACTTGCTTACGAAATCAACGATTTCAACGAAGGTTTCTACTATCTAGTTAATTTCTCATCTAATCCAGAATTACCTAAGGAATTAGATAGAATTCTGAGAATTACTGATAGCGTTGTTAGACATATGGTAGTAAAGCAAGGTTAATTTCCAAGGTGGTGTTTTAATGAATAAGGTATTTTTAATAGGCAGATTAACTCGTGACCCAGAACTGAGATTTACTCCAGGAGCGGGAAATGCGGTTGCCACTTTTTCATTAGCCGTTGATAGAAACTATGTTTCACAAAACGGTCAAAGAGAGGCTGATTTCATTAACATAGTTTGTTGGAGAAAGCTAGCAGAGAACGTAGCTAATAACCTATCTAAGGGAAGACTTTGTGCAGTATCAGGTTCAATCCAAACTAGAAAGTATCAAGCTCAAGATGGCTCTAACAGATATGTAACAGAAATAGTTGCAGAGGAAGTTAAATTTCTAGATTGGGGTAATAAAGAAGGTGGATCACCTCAGGCCCATAGAGGAGATTCATTCAATAGAGAAGCTACACCACAAGGTGGAAGTGGACTATTCGAACCAGATAATTCTGATGGTTTTTTCCCTACAGATGACACAGAGATTCCATTTTAATCTAATTCAATAAGGTAAGGAGGGAAAACGATGGCAGACTTTAGAAGAGGAAACGGAAAGCAAAGAAGAATGAAGAAAAAACAATGTGCTTTCTGTTCAGATAAATCAGCAGCTATTGATTACAAAGATATCGGTAGACTAAAGAAGTATGTAACTGAAAGAGGAAAGATTCTTCCAAGAAGAATCACTGGAAGCTGCGCTAAGCACCAAAGAGAGCTTACTATAGCAATCAAGAGAGCTAGAAACGTAGCACTACTTCCATTCACTACAGAATAATTAAATGCCTCAGTTATGAGGCATTTTTTATTTTTATCCTATAAGGTATTTAAGCGGTTTAAATATAGTTAATAAAGGCTATTGACTACATTTAGACCGTTTTTATTAATTATTTTAGTGAAGGATATCCCTATCCCCTGTAGAATATAGTATATAACTGTATTTTTAATTAGTTAATATAAAATATACATATTTTAAAAACTTAAATAAGCCTTAATAAGCCTTGATAAACACTAGGCTATATTGTAGCATAAGTTTAATAGAATTATATTATTGCTTAGGGGGATAATAAAATTGAATAATGAAAATTTCGATATTATTGGAAATATGAACACAATAGATGGCTACAAAACATATCTTATCGGATTCGTAGCAGACCTTTTTGCAACTATGAATAAGTCTAAGGGTAATACAGCTTATAATGATGAAATTATAGATGAAGTGGCAGATATTATTATATGTTCCTATCTTATAAGTAAGCGTATTGGAATAAGTTATGATAAAATAGATAAGAGGATAATGGATAAGTTAAAGGTAGGGCTTTTAGAGGATAATGGTGCAGATAGACTATGTCAGGATTACACTAGCTTAATATCATATATTAGAGATGGAAGACAAGAATAGAAACTTATCTAGCATTATAAGTCTAAATTTTAGGCTTAAGGAGGAATTTAATGGAATCACAAAGCAGTACAAAGGCGTTAGTAGGAACTGCACTTTTTAGTGCTATAACTGTTGTACTGTATGTAATATCTACATATATTCCTATTATTGATATTTTAGTTATATTAGGGGTACATTTACCCATTGTTGTAATATACTTAAAGTATGGGGGAAAATATGCTGGAGTTTCTACAGCGGTAACAACAATATTACTAACCTTTATTTTGGGACCAACATGGTCATTAAGATTTTTATTCTTAAATGCAGTAGTTGGGCTTGTATTAGGATATACATCAACTAAAAAATTCAATAGCATAACATCAATCGCGATGCTTTCATTAATAACATTACTTTCAGTAGGTGTTTTTTACAAGCTATTTACTTTTATGACAGGTGTAGATTTAATGGCTAGTAGTGTAGACACTGTTATAAAATCTATGGAGGCATCATTAGCTACTCTAAAAGAATCTGGAGTAGATAAAACCTTAACAGCGGGTATAAATTTAGATGACTTAAAGACATATCTTTTAATGGCTATGCCGGGTATATCTATAGTTACTATGGGCGTTTTATCATATATATATTATTTAGTAACACAGAAAATTCTAAAAAGATTTGGTTTTGTCATAGAGCCTGTTAAGGAGTTTAGTAATTGGTATCTACAATCAAGAATCGCCTATCCCCTTATGATTCTACTTTTCGGGGTCATGATTTTTGAGTCAAAGGAGCTAAGTATTGTAGGTTATACTATTAGAATTATTTTTTTAATGGCATTTACTATAAATGCTTTATCGACTATTTCTTATTATCTTAAGAAATTTAGCTTTCCGAATCCTTTAATTGGGATTATAGTATTTGTAGTGCTTATGACTCTACAAAATGTACTAATATTTATTGGTTTAATTGAATATGCACTTAACCTTAGAGCGCTAGATAACAAGAGAGCATCAATAAGACGAAAAAAATAACTGTCTCCAAGAATCGGAGGTTTTTTATGGATAATAAAATGAAAAGGTTCTTTCCAAAGACGCAGGTATATATGGTTATGATTGCTTTGCTTCTTTTAGTAGTTATATATTACGATTTACTTGTTGGGGTTATAGGAATTATAGCCTTTACGGTTCTATCAGTATATAATCTTAAAAGCAATAGGCTTAGAGATGATCAGTGGGGTAGATTTGTTGAGGATATATCCTCAGATATAGATATTGCAGGGCGTAATACCCTATCGCAAATTCCACTACCACTTGCTATTGTAAACTCAGAGGGGCAGGTAATCTGGGGCAATCAAGGATTTACAGGAATAGCATCTCAAAGCGTATATGGGAAGAATATTACAACAGTAATAAAAGACTTTAACGTTAAAAAGATAGTTCATAAGGATGAAAAGTCAATTAATGACGTTTTAATTGAAGACAAAATATATAACATTCTAATTAATAAGGTAAAATTAGATCCTAATAAAGAGGATAAGAAGTTTTTATTCATACTTTACTTTATAGATAAAAGTGATTATTATGAATTACTTAATAAGCATAATAAGGAAAAGTCTATTGTGGCATTAGTAGAGTTTGATAATTATGATGAAGTTGTTAAAAGTACAGAAGAAAATATGAGACCAGCACTTATAGCTGAAGTTGACAAACATGTAAATAACTTCGCAACATCTCTAGATGGAGTAATAAGAAAATATGATGATAGTAAGTATATAATTATATTCGAAAATAAGTACCTTGATAAACTTATCGAGAAGAAGTTTGATATTCTTGATGAAATTCGTGAAATAGATGCTGGAAATAAAATACCTGTTACTTTAAGTATAGGTATAGGTTTAAATGGAGACACACTTTATGATGTACACCAATATGCTATAGCGGCAAAGGATCTATCACTAGGTCGTGGCGGGGATCAAGCTGTAGTTAAGGATAAGGATAAGCTATCCTTCTATGGAGGTAAATCTAAGGAAGTTGAAAGAAGAACCAAGGTTAAGGCAAGGGTTATGGCCCATGGACTTACACAGCTTATAGATCAAAGTAGCGAAGTTATAATAATGGGGCATGATATACCTGACCTTGACTCCCTAGGAGCTGCTGTAGGTATGTATAGAGGATGCAAGCTTCGAGGTAAACAGGCTCATATACTTTTAAGTAAATCTAACACTTCTATAGATAAGATGTTAAAAAAGATTCTAGAAATAGAAGAATATGAGGATGTATTTATTAATCATGATGCAGTAGTACAAAGGCTGATTAAAGATCCCCTAATTATAGTAGTAGACGTACACAGAAAGAGTTTTGTTGATTTTCCAGATATATTAGATCGAGTTTCAAATATATTTATAATTGATCATCACAGAAAAAGTGTAGATTTTATAGATAATGCAACGATAAGTTATATAGAGCCATATGCATCTTCAACCTGTGAATTAGTAACTGAACTTATACAGTACATGAGCGAAAAGCCAGGACTTTTAGAAGCAGAGGCACAGGCTCTAATGGCTGGTATATATATGGATACTAAGAGTTTTGCATTTAAAACAGGGGTTAGAACATTTGAAGCTGCAGGATATCTAAAGAGAATGGGTGCTGACCTTATAGAGGTTAAAAGGCTTCTAGCAGATGACTTTGAGACCTATGTAGAAAGATCCCAAATAGTAGCAAGTGCAAAGGTTAAAAACAAAATAGCAATAGTATGTCATACCACAGGGGTTAAGAACTATCTATCTATACCTCAAGCCGCAGACGAGCTTCTGAAGATAGAAGGTATAGAGGCATCATTTGTTCTAGCACCTACTGGTAATAACGTTACTATAAGTGGCCGTTCACTTGGAGATATAAACGTACAAGTAATACTAGAAAGCATTGGTGGCGGTGGGCATATGACTATTGCAGGTGCTAAACTATTTGATACAACAATTGGAGAGGCAAAGGATATACTAAAAAATGCTATAGATAAATATCTAGAAGAGGAGGCTGACAAAAATGAAAGTAATACTAAAAGCTGATGTTAAAGGTTCAGGAAAAAAAGGTGAAGTTATAAACACATCTGATGGATATGCAAGAAACTTCCTATTCCCAAAGGGGCTAGCAATCGAAGCTACACCAGGAAATATAAAGAGTCTTGAACTTATTAAAGCAAAGGAAGCCAAACTTAAGGCAGAGGAGCTTGCTGAAGCTAAGGCTCTAGCAGAAAAAATTGGAGAGCTTACAGTATCTCTAAAGGTTAAGACAGGAGATAACGGTAAAGTATTTGGTTCAGTAACAGCTAAGGATGTAGCTGAGGCATTAGAATCACAACATGGAATAAAGGTAGAGAAGAAGAAGGTTGACATTAAGGAAGCTATAAAGACAACTGGTGTTTATACAGCAGAGGTTAAGGTATACCCAGAGGTTGTAGGAAAGCTTAAGGTAAGCATTTCTTAATATGATATATGAAGACTGATAAGGCAGATGCTTTATCAGTCTTTTTTTCGTTTTGATGAAGGTAGTGCGTAGATTAGCACCATAAGAGTATTTGAATAATAAATGTATAGAAAAGAAAATTCATAGTAGTATATTATAAAAGATATTTTTAGGGGAGAGGATTATGGCTTCTAAATTTCATGGGGTTTTTGTAGCCCTTGCTAAGTTAATAGATAGGTTATTAAGAGAAGGTTTTTTTAATATGGAATTTAAAAGGCTAGAAAATAGGTTTTCAAATGAGTATTTAACTCACTTGCTGGAGATGATTGGAGAGGGAAAGCTTCCAGAGTTTGTAGCCTTCGAAGCTGACTATCAATTACAGATGATACTTAGAAATAATACATTAGAAGAGAATGAGATTAAGGAGTTATTTATTATTAAACATGGTATTCATCATGTTCAAACTCTTGATGCAGATGGAATTCTAATGTATTCAAGGCATTTTACATCAGATGATATATACGATGAAACATATAATGAAATGTTTTTAATACTAAGAGAATTTCTCAAGGACCCATTTGAGGGTAATGATGGAGTAAGTATAAGCACAGAGTTTTAGAGTAAGTAGTATCTATTTAATAATACTTAGTGATAAAAAGTTAGGCATATAATCTAGCATAATTCTACATAGTATGTGTGCTACAATGGGGAAAATAGGAGGGATTGTAATGGTAAGTCTTGCACTAAGTCCGGCTACTATAATTGTAACTATTCTTAATTTAGTCCTTATGGGCCTAGGAATTTATACTTTATTTTTAGTTATTAAGGCATTAAGGATATATATAAAGAAGAACTCGAAATAATATACAAGGGGTGATTCTATTTGAAGTTAGTTATGAAATGAGTCGTTGATATGTAGATCGTGTATCTATTTATAGCTAAACTAATAGAACAGACATTATTTTTATAAGAGGCTAGTAACAGAAAAATGTTACTAGCCTCTAGCTATTTTGATTTATTATTCAATATAATATTCCCCAGGAAATATATTTAATTTAGCTTATTTGACACATACTTGGAAAATATGCTAGGTATAATGATGAAAATAATAAACAGTAAGCAGATATTTATATGGTATAATTAGGAAAAATAAGGAAGCGCAATGTAGTTTGGAGTGGTTTTATGAAGAAAAAGATATTACTAATTCAGCCTGAAAATATTGAAATTAGAAAGTTTAGAAGGAAGCAACTTAATAACTTTGTTCAATTAACTATTCCCTATTTAGCAGGATATATAGATGAAAAAAGATACGAAATAACCTTGATAGATGAATATAATAACAGGATTCCATATGACAAATGTTTTGATTTAGTATGTATAACAGTAAACACTCCAAATGCTAATCATTGTTATGAAATGGCTAGAAGGTTTAAGAAAAGTGGAAGTGTTGTAGTTTTAGGGGGTCCCCATGTAACACTTTTGCCTGAGGAGGCAGAAAAATTTGCAGATGTTTTAATTATAGGTGAAAGTGAGGAAACATGGCCAAGATTTCTAAATAACTTTTATCTTGGGGATTATAAAGAAAAGTATGTATCAGAGGGTGCTGCATGCCTTAAAGATCTTCCTATGCCAAGATGGGACTTACTTAACCGTTTTAGTATATTTAAAGGGGCTGTTATTTCAAGTAGAGGTTGTCCAAATCACTGTAGTTATTGTAACCTAAAACAAATATACGTAGATAAGTTTAGAACTCGTCCTATAGATGAGGTTATAAGAGAAATAAGAGCTATTCCATCTAAGTTTTTTGTTTTCTAGGATGATAATTTCTTTGCAGATAAAAGGTATGCATTAAGGTTAATGAGTGAACTTAAGAAGTTAAATAAAAGATGGGCAGCACAGGTTACAATTGGTGATTGCAACAACGATGAACTACTAAAGGCAGCAAGTAGTGCAGGATGTAAATATCTATTTGTAGGATTAGAATCCTTTTCAGATAATACACTAAAAGGTGTAAATAAAGCCCTTAATAAAACAGGAGACTATAAAAGCATAATAGAAAAGATACATAGAAATAAAATATTAGTACAAGCAGGTATTGTTTTTGGATTTGATACAGATACTAAGGATATATTTGATAAGACCCTTGATGCCTGTGAAGAGATTGGAATTGATGGAGTTACAGTAAGTATACTAACCCCATTTCCTAAAACACCAATATACAATCAGTTAAGAGAAGAGGGGAGATTATTAACTGAGAATTGGACATACTATAATAGCAAAACATCAGTAGTGTTTCAGCCAAGGAACATGACAGCTGATGAGTTATTTGACGGATATATGAGGTTTAGAAGAAAGTTTTATTCCTTAAGGTCATTTATAAAGAGAATGAGGGTATCTAGGACTAATGTAATTTATAACTTTATAATTAATCTAGGTTACTGGATGGCGATTTAATGTAGGTTTAAGTTTATTTTATTTATTAGATTAATTTATTATTAAACAAAACAAACAAATGATAAATAGTATATAAAAGGTGTTCATTTAGGAGGTTTTAGTGTGAAAAAGTTTAACA
This genomic window contains:
- the rpsR gene encoding 30S ribosomal protein S18, which encodes MADFRRGNGKQRRMKKKQCAFCSDKSAAIDYKDIGRLKKYVTERGKILPRRITGSCAKHQRELTIAIKRARNVALLPFTTE
- a CDS encoding DUF3343 domain-containing protein, with the protein product MDKYIVITFESVNFAMQTESVLKGKELAHQIIPTPREITLSCGLSVKTAYENIDIIKELIEDKSIRTKKMYVFEGLGSNKTFKEM
- the rpsF gene encoding 30S ribosomal protein S6 gives rise to the protein MNKYELILVVAPNLTEEEVKATFEKAKGVIEGNGGVVDNVDDWGKRRLAYEINDFNEGFYYLVNFSSNPELPKELDRILRITDSVVRHMVVKQG
- a CDS encoding DUF2232 domain-containing protein, coding for MESQSSTKALVGTALFSAITVVLYVISTYIPIIDILVILGVHLPIVVIYLKYGGKYAGVSTAVTTILLTFILGPTWSLRFLFLNAVVGLVLGYTSTKKFNSITSIAMLSLITLLSVGVFYKLFTFMTGVDLMASSVDTVIKSMEASLATLKESGVDKTLTAGINLDDLKTYLLMAMPGISIVTMGVLSYIYYLVTQKILKRFGFVIEPVKEFSNWYLQSRIAYPLMILLFGVMIFESKELSIVGYTIRIIFLMAFTINALSTISYYLKKFSFPNPLIGIIVFVVLMTLQNVLIFIGLIEYALNLRALDNKRASIRRKK
- a CDS encoding single-stranded DNA-binding protein, encoding MNKVFLIGRLTRDPELRFTPGAGNAVATFSLAVDRNYVSQNGQREADFINIVCWRKLAENVANNLSKGRLCAVSGSIQTRKYQAQDGSNRYVTEIVAEEVKFLDWGNKEGGSPQAHRGDSFNREATPQGGSGLFEPDNSDGFFPTDDTEIPF
- a CDS encoding membrane protein, with protein sequence MDIELGTLHWIYLIFILLIIVVMVMKRDTSLVCIVGIFLLGLFATDSVYQGVMGIFNSFIYATKELMGVILIISVITAMSKILLETGINEVMISPFTKMIKTPSQAYWIIGILMMVISWFFWPSPAVALLGVVLLPVAINVKLPAIGVAVAMNLFGHGIALSSDFIIQGAPKITADAASIPVSDVVSATVPLIIVMGLVTTVSAFWMLRRDMKKGILTVDDTILKDLIKDEDSKKKTLSLKTRKWLALLMLVLFLGDIAIMYFAKLQGGDATALIGGTAVFMLVLISIISQKDKGMEKITDCLIEGLQFAFKIFGPIIPIAAFFYLGDSAITTIFGEVLPKASHGIVNDLGVALAHIVPLSKPAAAVTLTTVGTITGLDGSGFSGINLAGSIASLFGSAIKSGVATLTALGQIAGIWVGGGTIVPWAVIPAAAICGVDPFELARRNFKPVIIGLVVTTIVAMFIM
- a CDS encoding mechanosensitive ion channel family protein; the protein is MDIKLMMNKILLENEKIIQVLWDIVMIIIIFILAKIITSIIKKLIGNIFKHQEKIGIQLSEQKRKTLAELLKNVTMYVVYFIAIISALQTLGIKMQTILAVAGAASVAIGLGAQSLIKDVISGFFILFEDQFAVGDYVTIGLMSGVVEVVGLRITKIRDFSGDLHIIPNGSILTVTNKSRGDMRALVDIQVSNTEDLDNILAVMNRVAEEIKKDCEYITDGPTVIGVVNITETFVTLRIVAKTIPMKQWNAEVEIRHRVKVEFDKEGIKAPYQKMVFVDRKES
- a CDS encoding DUF951 domain-containing protein → MVKEFNLHDIVETKKGHPCGSKTWEVIRLGADIKIKCTGCERIVMLPRAKFEKSVKKVVKSAETGE
- the yedF gene encoding sulfurtransferase-like selenium metabolism protein YedF, which codes for MKTIDCRGLECPKPVINTKKTLDQEKGQVIEVLVDNEVARENVSKFLSGQGVGFTVNEKDGYFSIVTEVVSEGLSNKVEEKIVDDKSLVNIGSDVILFSSDKLGKGDDKLGEALMKSFMFALSESKLPSAMLFVNGGVKLTTEGSDVIDTIKELESKGVEVLSCGTCLDFYELKDKLLVGGITNMYTIIEHLQKSGKVISL
- a CDS encoding MazG-like family protein → MNNENFDIIGNMNTIDGYKTYLIGFVADLFATMNKSKGNTAYNDEIIDEVADIIICSYLISKRIGISYDKIDKRIMDKLKVGLLEDNGADRLCQDYTSLISYIRDGRQE